A region of Streptomyces sp. NBC_00654 DNA encodes the following proteins:
- a CDS encoding YbjN domain-containing protein, giving the protein MADVPDETAAAQVIEATLNEAGLEWESPGSGSYVVKLPGTRKLSTTCSLLVGKHSLSLNAFVVRHPDENDAAVHRWLLERNLRLFGVSYAIDPLGDIYLVGKLPLSVVTPEELDRLLGTVLEAADGSFNTLLELGFASAIRKEYAWRVSRGESTRNLDAFTHLIQRPSAP; this is encoded by the coding sequence ATGGCTGACGTACCCGACGAGACAGCAGCGGCGCAGGTCATCGAAGCGACCCTGAACGAGGCCGGGCTCGAATGGGAGAGCCCGGGATCCGGCAGCTACGTGGTGAAACTGCCCGGCACCCGCAAGCTGTCCACCACCTGTTCCCTGCTCGTCGGGAAGCACTCCCTCTCCCTCAACGCGTTCGTCGTCCGGCATCCGGACGAGAACGACGCGGCCGTCCACCGCTGGCTGCTGGAGCGCAATCTGCGCCTCTTCGGCGTGAGTTACGCGATCGACCCGCTCGGCGACATCTATCTGGTCGGCAAGCTTCCCCTCTCCGTGGTCACACCGGAGGAGCTGGACCGGCTGCTGGGCACCGTCCTCGAAGCGGCGGACGGTTCGTTCAACACACTTCTGGAACTGGGCTTTGCCAGTGCGATCCGCAAGGAGTACGCCTGGCGGGTGTCGCGCGGCGAGTCCACGCGGAACCTCGACGCGTTCACCCATCTGATCCAACGCCCGTCCGCCCCCTGA
- the mshA gene encoding D-inositol-3-phosphate glycosyltransferase, producing MSQYVSRLGPTRVAPRIRFPGGFPGSHRKPRRIAMLSVHTSPLHQPGTGDAGGMNVYIVELAKRLAAIDIEVEIFTRATTGSLPPAVELAPGVLVRHVDAGPYEGLAKEDLPAQLCAFTHGVMQAWAGQRPGHYDLVHSHYWLSGQVGWLAAQRWGVPLVHAMHTMAKVKNAALAKGDTPEPAARVIGETQIVRASDRLIANTAEEADELVRFYEADPAAVAVVHPGVNLERFRPADGRAAARARLGLPQDALIPLFAGRIQPLKAPDVLLRAVAVLLDREPSLRTRMVVPVVGGPSGSGLAKPEGLQKLAARLGIADVVRFHPPVGQDQLADWFRAASVLVMPSYSESFGLVAIEAQAAGTPVVAAAVGGLPVAVRDEVSGFLIPGHDPEAYARAIGRFADAPGLVDRMGAAAAAHAQSFGWDTAASATADVYTAAMCDHRRRARTHHG from the coding sequence GTGAGTCAGTACGTCTCTCGGCTCGGCCCCACCCGTGTGGCGCCGCGTATCAGGTTCCCCGGAGGCTTCCCCGGATCGCACCGCAAGCCGCGCCGTATCGCGATGCTCTCCGTGCACACGTCCCCGCTCCACCAGCCGGGTACCGGCGACGCGGGCGGGATGAACGTCTACATCGTGGAGCTGGCCAAGCGCCTCGCCGCGATCGACATCGAGGTCGAGATCTTCACCCGGGCCACCACCGGCTCCCTGCCCCCGGCGGTGGAGCTGGCGCCCGGTGTCCTGGTCCGGCACGTCGACGCGGGGCCGTACGAGGGTCTGGCCAAGGAGGACCTGCCCGCCCAGCTCTGTGCCTTCACGCACGGCGTGATGCAGGCGTGGGCCGGTCAGCGCCCCGGCCACTACGACCTCGTCCACTCCCACTACTGGCTCTCCGGCCAGGTCGGCTGGCTCGCCGCCCAGCGCTGGGGTGTCCCGCTCGTCCACGCCATGCACACCATGGCGAAGGTCAAGAACGCCGCGCTCGCCAAGGGGGACACCCCCGAGCCGGCCGCCCGGGTCATCGGCGAGACCCAGATCGTCCGCGCCTCCGACCGGCTGATCGCCAACACCGCGGAGGAGGCCGACGAGCTCGTCCGCTTCTACGAGGCCGACCCGGCGGCCGTCGCCGTCGTGCACCCCGGGGTCAATCTGGAGCGCTTCCGTCCGGCGGACGGGCGTGCCGCCGCCCGTGCCCGCCTCGGTCTGCCGCAGGACGCCCTGATCCCGCTCTTCGCGGGCCGTATCCAGCCGCTCAAGGCCCCCGACGTGCTGCTGCGCGCGGTGGCCGTGCTCCTGGACCGCGAGCCCTCACTGCGTACCCGGATGGTGGTGCCCGTCGTCGGCGGTCCCAGCGGCAGCGGGCTCGCCAAGCCGGAAGGTCTGCAGAAGCTGGCCGCGCGCCTGGGCATCGCCGATGTCGTACGGTTCCACCCGCCGGTCGGGCAGGACCAGCTCGCCGACTGGTTCCGGGCCGCGTCCGTGCTGGTCATGCCCTCGTACAGCGAGTCCTTCGGGCTGGTCGCCATAGAGGCCCAGGCGGCCGGCACCCCGGTCGTCGCGGCGGCGGTGGGAGGCCTTCCGGTGGCGGTACGGGACGAGGTCAGCGGTTTTCTGATCCCGGGGCACGATCCGGAGGCGTACGCGCGGGCGATCGGCCGGTTCGCGGACGCGCCCGGACTGGTCGACCGGATGGGTGCGGCGGCCGCCGCGCACGCCCAGTCGTTCGGCTGGGACACAGCGGCTTCGGCGACGGCCGACGTGTACACGGCCGCGATGTGCGACCACCGTCGCCGGGCCCGGACCCACCACGGCTGA
- a CDS encoding class I SAM-dependent methyltransferase produces MRQRPIGTATRGTTNPNRLRRMDRWIAAVHGPALHRAASPLAVDLGYGAAPWTAVELLERLRTVEPRTSVAGVEIDPDRVAAAKPYERDGLTFLHGGFEIPLPERPQLIRAANVLRQYDEDKVAEVWERLCARLAPEGLLVEGTCDEIGRRHVWVALGPEGPRTVTFATRLGSLERPSDLAERLPKALIHRNVPGEPVHAFLRDFDRAWASAAPYASLGARQRWIAAVRALRTDWPTTDGVRRWRQGEITVPWTALRPGGG; encoded by the coding sequence ATGCGCCAGCGCCCCATCGGCACCGCGACCCGCGGGACCACCAACCCCAACCGGCTGCGCCGTATGGATCGCTGGATCGCCGCGGTGCACGGCCCGGCCCTGCACCGCGCCGCCTCCCCCCTCGCCGTCGACCTCGGTTACGGCGCCGCCCCCTGGACCGCCGTAGAGCTGCTGGAGCGCCTGCGCACCGTCGAGCCGCGCACCTCGGTGGCCGGTGTCGAGATCGACCCGGACCGGGTCGCCGCGGCGAAGCCGTACGAACGCGACGGGCTCACCTTTCTCCACGGCGGCTTCGAGATCCCGCTCCCGGAGCGGCCTCAGCTGATCCGGGCGGCGAACGTGCTGCGCCAGTACGACGAGGACAAGGTCGCCGAGGTCTGGGAGCGGCTGTGTGCGCGGCTCGCCCCCGAAGGGCTGCTCGTCGAGGGCACCTGCGACGAGATCGGACGGCGGCACGTGTGGGTGGCACTGGGGCCGGAAGGCCCGCGGACGGTCACCTTCGCGACCCGGCTCGGTTCGCTGGAGCGCCCCTCCGATCTCGCGGAGCGCCTGCCGAAGGCACTGATCCACCGCAACGTTCCGGGCGAGCCGGTGCACGCCTTCCTCCGCGACTTCGACCGGGCCTGGGCCTCCGCCGCCCCGTACGCCTCACTGGGCGCCCGGCAGCGCTGGATCGCGGCCGTGCGCGCGCTCCGTACCGACTGGCCGACGACGGACGGCGTACGCCGGTGGCGGCAGGGCGAGATCACCGTGCCGTGGACCGCCCTGCGCCCCGGCGGGGGCTGA
- a CDS encoding C40 family peptidase — protein sequence MNRRHCAAAAIALVCALAVLTAPVQAMAAPIPEPSPTAPPKPGKKSLEEVRQEIDTLYRKAGAATDAYNLAEEQTEKQSGEIVKLAKAIVDGQARIAELKNQAGAQAREQYRNGGLPPGAQLVLSDDPQLFLDGVNQVRQGQQASKQVLAELNRTQEDLETYTQDASLNWQKLETNRLKQAKAKKKINAQIEAAKKLESQLEKKELARLLKLEQEAEYTAQTAWLSSGALKDINREASASGKKAVAFATREIGKPYVWGAEGPDSYDCSGLTSQAWAAAKRPIPRTSQEQWRQLPRIDIKDMRPGDLIIYHSDASHVGMYVGDGAIVHSPRPGRNVTLAGAGSMRILGVVRPDK from the coding sequence GTGAACCGACGCCACTGTGCCGCTGCCGCGATCGCTCTGGTCTGCGCGCTGGCCGTGCTGACCGCGCCGGTCCAGGCCATGGCCGCACCGATTCCGGAGCCCTCCCCCACCGCTCCCCCGAAGCCGGGGAAGAAGAGCCTCGAAGAGGTCCGCCAGGAGATCGACACCCTCTACCGCAAGGCCGGGGCGGCGACGGACGCGTACAACCTCGCCGAGGAGCAGACCGAGAAGCAGTCCGGCGAGATCGTCAAGCTGGCCAAGGCGATCGTCGACGGCCAGGCGAGGATCGCGGAGCTGAAGAACCAGGCGGGCGCCCAGGCCCGCGAGCAGTACCGCAACGGCGGGCTGCCGCCGGGTGCGCAACTGGTCCTCAGTGACGACCCGCAGCTCTTCCTGGACGGGGTCAACCAGGTCCGTCAGGGCCAGCAGGCCTCCAAGCAGGTCCTGGCGGAACTGAACAGGACCCAGGAGGACTTGGAGACCTACACCCAGGACGCGAGCCTCAACTGGCAGAAGCTCGAAACCAACCGGCTCAAGCAGGCCAAGGCCAAGAAGAAGATCAACGCGCAGATCGAGGCGGCGAAGAAGCTCGAATCGCAGCTGGAGAAGAAGGAACTGGCCCGGCTCCTCAAGCTGGAGCAGGAGGCCGAGTACACGGCGCAGACCGCGTGGCTCTCCTCCGGCGCGCTCAAGGACATCAACCGCGAGGCGAGCGCGAGCGGCAAGAAGGCGGTGGCCTTCGCGACCCGGGAGATCGGCAAGCCGTACGTCTGGGGCGCCGAGGGCCCCGACTCCTACGACTGCTCGGGACTGACCTCACAGGCCTGGGCGGCGGCGAAGCGTCCGATTCCGCGGACCTCGCAGGAGCAGTGGCGCCAACTGCCGCGCATCGACATCAAGGACATGCGCCCCGGCGACCTGATCATCTACCACAGCGACGCCAGCCACGTCGGGATGTACGTGGGCGACGGCGCCATCGTGCACTCCCCGCGCCCCGGCCGGAACGTCACACTGGCGGGCGCGGGCTCGATGCGGATCCTGGGAGTGGTCCGCCCGGACAAGTAG
- a CDS encoding PP2C family protein-serine/threonine phosphatase has translation MPVPVPQHRAVPAAETTHGADLTLLVIEDDPAGTIAVPELSAGTRVRIRTARNLTEAERLLTDDVDCILLDLALPLPLSAEARHSDTGTGPEAPSGRADELTALTHVLRIAPRHAVLALTAEDDAELAAEAVRVGAQDYLFRDELDARLLSRAIRYAVERKRADIAQHQLTESRLRAQENARLERGLLPTPLLDGSDLSFAARYRPGRSRALLGGDFYDTVRTPDGTVHAMIGDVCGHGPDEAALGVELRIAWRALTLAGLCGDELLSTLQQVLEHERESEEIFATLCTVDISPDGRRAGLCLAGHPAPLIARRGQDAKLLPYEDGGPALGLLPRARWPRRQVELGGSWSLMMYTDGLIEGRVGPTGTQRLGQEGMVAMINGQLDRGLAGEELLEAAVTQVRELNGGELTDDVAVLLLDRDQERIRRRGGSAPRSRPVPASTRAASAQRPPL, from the coding sequence ATGCCCGTACCCGTACCGCAGCACCGTGCCGTTCCCGCTGCGGAGACCACCCATGGCGCCGACCTCACCCTTCTGGTGATCGAGGACGACCCGGCGGGCACCATCGCCGTACCCGAACTGTCGGCCGGGACCCGGGTCCGTATCCGTACCGCCCGCAATCTCACCGAGGCGGAACGGCTCCTCACCGACGACGTCGACTGCATCCTGCTGGACCTGGCCCTGCCCCTGCCCCTGAGCGCCGAGGCGCGCCACAGCGACACCGGGACGGGGCCGGAAGCCCCCTCCGGGCGCGCGGACGAGCTGACGGCGCTCACCCACGTACTGCGGATCGCACCCCGGCACGCCGTCCTCGCGCTCACGGCCGAGGACGACGCGGAGCTGGCCGCCGAGGCGGTACGGGTCGGCGCGCAGGACTACCTCTTCCGGGACGAACTCGACGCCCGGCTGCTGAGCCGCGCCATCCGCTACGCCGTGGAGCGCAAGCGGGCGGACATCGCCCAGCACCAGCTGACCGAGTCCCGTCTCCGCGCCCAGGAGAACGCCCGGCTGGAACGCGGACTGCTGCCCACCCCGCTCCTGGACGGCTCCGATCTGAGCTTCGCCGCCCGCTACCGGCCCGGCCGGAGCCGCGCCCTGCTCGGCGGGGACTTCTACGACACGGTCCGCACCCCCGACGGCACGGTCCACGCGATGATCGGCGATGTCTGCGGACACGGCCCGGACGAGGCGGCGCTCGGCGTCGAACTGCGCATCGCCTGGCGGGCGCTGACGCTGGCGGGACTGTGCGGGGACGAACTGCTCTCCACGCTCCAGCAGGTCCTGGAGCACGAGCGGGAGAGCGAGGAGATCTTCGCGACGCTCTGCACCGTCGACATCTCCCCCGACGGCCGCCGCGCCGGACTCTGCCTGGCGGGCCACCCCGCACCGCTGATCGCCCGCCGCGGACAGGACGCGAAGCTGCTCCCGTACGAGGACGGCGGCCCGGCCCTGGGTCTGCTGCCGCGCGCCCGCTGGCCGCGACGCCAGGTCGAACTGGGCGGCTCCTGGAGCCTGATGATGTACACGGACGGGCTGATCGAGGGCCGCGTCGGGCCGACCGGCACCCAGCGGCTCGGTCAGGAAGGCATGGTCGCCATGATCAACGGCCAGCTGGACCGCGGGCTGGCCGGCGAGGAACTGCTGGAGGCGGCGGTCACGCAGGTGCGGGAACTGAACGGCGGCGAGCTGACCGACGACGTGGCGGTGCTGCTGCTCGACCGCGACCAGGAGCGGATACGCCGACGGGGCGGCAGCGCACCGCGCTCCCGCCCCGTACCGGCGTCCACCCGCGCGGCGAGCGCTCAGCGCCCGCCGTTGTAG
- a CDS encoding DUF2516 family protein yields the protein MLLTGFGTLVGLLYLAMLVLAVIALFFAVTAREDAYRAADKQKKSFWLIILGITVAVNLFVPMLFLQLAGTVASIVFMVDVRPALKAVSGGGGRRGGSSSDGPYGPYNGGR from the coding sequence ATGTTGCTCACAGGTTTCGGCACACTCGTCGGGCTGCTCTACCTGGCCATGCTGGTGCTGGCCGTGATCGCGCTGTTCTTCGCGGTGACGGCCCGCGAGGACGCCTACCGTGCGGCGGACAAGCAGAAGAAGTCGTTCTGGCTGATCATTCTCGGCATCACGGTGGCCGTGAACCTCTTCGTCCCGATGCTGTTCCTCCAGCTCGCGGGCACGGTCGCGTCGATCGTGTTCATGGTCGACGTACGGCCCGCGCTCAAGGCGGTCTCGGGCGGCGGCGGCCGTCGCGGCGGGTCCAGCAGTGACGGCCCGTACGGCCCCTACAACGGCGGGCGCTGA
- a CDS encoding helix-turn-helix domain-containing protein — MASLNVGNLGEYLRDQRRAAQLSLRQLADAAGVSNPYLSQIERGLRKPSAEVLQQVAKALRISAETLYVRAGILDEREREELETRAVILADPSINERQKNVLLQIYDSFRKENGFEPDPEPGSDAGTDAATHPHS; from the coding sequence ATGGCATCACTCAACGTCGGCAATCTCGGCGAGTACCTGCGCGACCAACGACGCGCGGCGCAGCTCTCACTGCGGCAGCTCGCCGATGCCGCCGGGGTGTCCAATCCCTACCTCAGCCAGATCGAGCGCGGCCTGCGCAAGCCCAGTGCGGAGGTTCTGCAGCAGGTCGCCAAGGCACTGAGGATCTCCGCCGAGACGTTGTACGTACGGGCCGGGATCCTCGACGAGCGGGAGCGGGAGGAGCTGGAGACGCGGGCGGTGATCCTGGCCGACCCGTCGATCAACGAGCGCCAGAAGAACGTGCTGCTCCAGATCTACGACTCCTTCCGCAAGGAGAACGGGTTCGAGCCCGATCCCGAGCCCGGGTCCGATGCCGGTACCGACGCAGCCACACACCCTCACAGCTAG
- the rox gene encoding rifampin monooxygenase produces MFDVIVVGGGPTGLMLAGELRLHGVGALVLDRMAEPNRRSRALGLHARSVEVMDQRGLLEKFLALGRQYEVGGFFAGLGTSWPDRLDTAHSYVLGIPQLTTERLLTEHAVELGTEIRRGRELVGLSQDEHGVTAELADGTALRSRYLVGCDGGRSTVRKLLGVGFPGEPSRVETLLAEVELTVSPETLAATVAEVRRTQMRFGTMPLGDGTYRVIVPADGTAEDRTVPPTLEELKRQLRKLAGTDFGAHSPRWLSRFGDATRLAERYRTGRVLLAGDAAHIHPPTGGQGLNLGIQDAFNLGWKLAAEVNGWAPEGLLDSYHTERHPVAADVLDNTRAQIELLSTEPGPRAVRRLMSELMEFEEVNRYLIEKISAIAVRYDFGEGHELLGRRLRDVRLKRGHLYGQMHGGRGLLLDRTGRLSVAGWADRVDHIVDVSEELDVPAVLLRPDGHVAWVGEDQRELLGRLPEWFGAPTG; encoded by the coding sequence ATGTTTGACGTGATCGTGGTCGGCGGCGGGCCTACCGGGCTGATGCTGGCCGGCGAGCTGCGGCTGCACGGTGTGGGCGCGCTCGTGCTGGACAGGATGGCGGAGCCGAACCGGCGCTCGCGCGCCCTCGGCCTGCACGCGCGCAGCGTCGAGGTGATGGACCAGCGCGGTCTGTTGGAGAAGTTCCTCGCGCTGGGCCGGCAGTACGAGGTCGGCGGCTTCTTCGCCGGGCTCGGCACGTCGTGGCCCGACCGGCTGGACACCGCGCATTCGTACGTCCTCGGCATCCCGCAGCTCACCACCGAGCGGCTGCTGACCGAGCATGCCGTCGAGCTGGGCACCGAGATCCGGCGCGGCCGCGAGCTGGTCGGCCTGAGCCAGGACGAGCACGGGGTGACCGCCGAGCTGGCCGACGGTACGGCGCTGCGCTCGCGCTACCTCGTGGGCTGCGACGGCGGCCGCAGCACGGTACGCAAACTGCTCGGGGTCGGCTTTCCCGGTGAGCCCTCCAGGGTCGAGACCCTGCTGGCCGAGGTGGAGCTGACCGTGTCGCCGGAGACGCTGGCCGCCACGGTGGCCGAAGTCCGCAGGACACAGATGCGGTTCGGCACCATGCCCCTCGGGGACGGGACGTACCGGGTGATCGTGCCCGCCGACGGGACGGCCGAGGACCGCACGGTCCCGCCGACCCTGGAGGAGCTCAAGCGGCAGCTGCGGAAGCTCGCGGGCACCGACTTCGGCGCGCACTCACCGCGCTGGCTCTCCCGCTTCGGCGACGCCACCCGGCTGGCCGAGCGCTACCGGACCGGCCGGGTGCTGCTGGCCGGCGACGCGGCCCACATCCACCCGCCGACCGGCGGGCAGGGGCTCAACCTCGGTATCCAGGACGCGTTCAACCTCGGCTGGAAACTGGCCGCCGAGGTCAACGGCTGGGCGCCGGAAGGGCTGTTGGACAGCTACCACACCGAACGGCACCCGGTGGCCGCCGACGTACTGGACAACACCCGCGCGCAGATCGAGCTGCTGTCCACCGAGCCGGGCCCCCGCGCGGTGCGCCGGCTGATGTCGGAGCTGATGGAGTTCGAGGAGGTGAACCGGTACCTGATCGAGAAGATCTCCGCGATCGCGGTCCGCTACGACTTCGGCGAGGGACACGAACTGCTCGGCCGGCGGCTGCGGGACGTACGGCTGAAGCGCGGCCACCTCTACGGGCAGATGCACGGCGGCCGGGGGCTGCTGCTCGACCGGACCGGCCGGCTCTCGGTGGCGGGCTGGGCGGACCGGGTCGACCACATCGTCGACGTCAGCGAGGAACTGGACGTGCCCGCGGTGCTGCTGCGGCCGGACGGCCACGTGGCGTGGGTCGGCGAGGACCAGCGGGAGCTGCTCGGCCGGCTGCCCGAGTGGTTCGGCGCCCCCACCGGCTGA
- a CDS encoding DUF3995 domain-containing protein, with translation MSLERAATRTSVATLTALAGLHVAWGLGSSWPLPDRESFADALAGRPSPPGPGACFAVAGALGTAALLVAGRPRRTPALSRLGAAGVAGVLALRGAAGLSGRTDLLSPGSASARFRRLDRVAYSPLCLALAAATATAVGTRGTTAK, from the coding sequence ATGAGCCTCGAACGTGCCGCCACCCGCACCTCCGTCGCGACGCTGACCGCTCTGGCCGGGCTGCACGTCGCCTGGGGGCTGGGTTCGTCGTGGCCCCTGCCCGACCGGGAGTCCTTCGCCGACGCGCTGGCCGGCCGGCCGTCCCCGCCCGGCCCGGGGGCGTGTTTCGCGGTCGCGGGGGCGCTGGGAACCGCCGCCCTCCTGGTCGCGGGGCGGCCCCGGCGCACCCCGGCGCTGTCCCGCCTCGGCGCGGCCGGTGTCGCGGGCGTACTGGCACTGCGCGGCGCGGCCGGGCTCTCGGGCCGTACCGACCTGCTGTCCCCGGGCTCGGCCTCGGCCCGCTTCCGCCGCCTCGACCGCGTCGCCTACTCGCCGCTGTGTCTGGCGCTGGCCGCCGCCACGGCGACCGCCGTCGGGACGCGCGGGACAACGGCGAAGTAG
- a CDS encoding DUF4240 domain-containing protein, producing the protein MEEESFEDFWALIEDSRRRATGRDEREELLGDRLAERPLREVVRFQIQLHRLRQRVDTWEMWAAAEQIFGGSCSDDSFWYFQFWVVGLGREDFHKVVADPDALADIAELRRLAGRPLSAWPDDEWPEWEGLDYVAAGAYEKLTGEEEGLEAALDAEGIEHPCNPEPDGEAWDVRHTEEAARRLPRLSTMFPLPERTAGWQRAE; encoded by the coding sequence ATGGAAGAAGAGAGCTTCGAGGACTTCTGGGCGCTGATCGAGGACTCGCGGCGGCGGGCGACCGGCCGTGACGAACGCGAGGAACTGCTCGGCGACCGGCTCGCCGAACGGCCGTTGCGCGAGGTCGTGCGGTTCCAGATCCAGCTGCACCGCCTCCGGCAGCGGGTCGACACCTGGGAGATGTGGGCGGCCGCCGAGCAGATATTCGGCGGCTCGTGTTCCGACGACAGCTTCTGGTACTTCCAGTTCTGGGTGGTGGGCCTCGGCCGCGAGGACTTCCACAAGGTGGTGGCCGATCCGGACGCGCTGGCGGACATCGCCGAACTGCGCCGGCTGGCCGGCCGGCCCCTGAGCGCCTGGCCGGACGACGAGTGGCCCGAGTGGGAGGGCCTCGACTACGTCGCGGCCGGGGCGTACGAGAAGCTGACGGGCGAGGAGGAGGGGCTGGAGGCGGCACTGGACGCCGAGGGCATCGAGCACCCCTGCAACCCCGAGCCGGACGGTGAGGCGTGGGACGTACGGCACACGGAGGAAGCGGCCCGTCGACTGCCCCGCCTGAGCACGATGTTCCCGCTCCCGGAACGCACCGCCGGATGGCAGCGCGCCGAGTGA
- a CDS encoding HAD family hydrolase, whose product MWPCSTGSPPEAGAPYAPFDAVLCDLDNVIRFYDLAGLAELERAAGLAAGTTTEVAYAPEVDLPLLLGRITPDEWVEAIARGLMDLPAGRRAHGRGTDHPVTDEPVTDHPVTDEPTAGAGGAGAGSRRPDAWARELGRALARAPFRADPAVVSLLRRARARVPLVLVTNASLQLDDDLASLGLTDLAHEIVSSAAEGVAKPDRAIYEIAAARAGVPMERCLFVDDRRENIAAAVALGMTGVLFREPADLERALGPVLDDAPQDAASDGTAEEGTWAAR is encoded by the coding sequence ATGTGGCCCTGCTCAACGGGATCGCCGCCCGAGGCGGGCGCCCCGTACGCCCCCTTCGACGCGGTGCTGTGCGATCTGGACAACGTGATCCGGTTCTACGACCTGGCGGGGCTGGCCGAACTGGAACGGGCCGCGGGCCTGGCGGCGGGCACCACGACGGAGGTGGCGTACGCCCCCGAGGTCGACCTGCCCCTGCTCCTCGGCCGGATCACCCCGGACGAATGGGTGGAGGCCATCGCCCGGGGGCTGATGGACCTCCCGGCCGGCCGGCGGGCGCACGGCCGGGGCACGGACCACCCGGTGACGGACGAGCCGGTGACGGACCACCCGGTGACGGACGAGCCGACGGCGGGGGCGGGCGGTGCCGGGGCGGGAAGCCGCAGGCCTGACGCGTGGGCCCGTGAACTGGGCCGGGCGCTCGCGCGGGCACCGTTCCGGGCGGACCCGGCGGTGGTCTCGCTGCTGCGGCGGGCCAGGGCCCGCGTCCCGCTGGTGCTCGTCACCAACGCGTCCCTCCAACTGGACGACGACCTGGCCTCGTTGGGGCTCACGGATCTGGCCCACGAGATCGTGAGCAGCGCCGCGGAGGGTGTGGCCAAGCCGGACCGGGCCATCTACGAGATCGCGGCGGCGCGGGCCGGCGTACCGATGGAGCGGTGTCTGTTCGTGGACGACCGGCGGGAGAACATCGCTGCCGCCGTCGCGCTGGGGATGACCGGCGTACTCTTCCGTGAACCCGCGGACCTGGAGCGTGCGTTGGGCCCCGTGCTGGACGACGCTCCGCAGGACGCGGCCAGTGACGGCACGGCGGAGGAGGGCACATGGGCGGCGAGGTGA
- a CDS encoding phosphotransferase enzyme family protein, with product MGGEVMPGGMANAGAVVRHGDIVERPAPPHAAALHAHLRALAAEGFDGVPVPLGITGSGRRERLSYVPGDVAVPPHPPWAWTDGALRSVGALLRRLHSAAAGLPLDAAAGWSAELADPQGAGAAGALLCHNDVCLENVVFRDGRAAALIDFDQAAPGRPLWDVAMTARYWVPMSGRDGLDRAHRLRVLADGYGLGRADRAALPRVIEEATGVCRAFVERRVAGGDPVYAEALEQGGGWGRWDRHQAWLADRRDELATALLAG from the coding sequence ATGGGCGGCGAGGTGATGCCGGGCGGGATGGCCAACGCCGGGGCCGTCGTCCGGCACGGCGACATCGTGGAGCGGCCCGCCCCGCCGCACGCCGCCGCCCTGCACGCCCACCTCCGGGCGCTGGCCGCCGAGGGCTTCGACGGGGTTCCCGTACCCCTGGGAATCACCGGCTCCGGCCGCCGCGAACGCCTCTCGTACGTGCCCGGGGACGTCGCGGTCCCGCCGCACCCGCCGTGGGCGTGGACGGACGGCGCGCTGCGTTCGGTGGGTGCCCTGCTCCGGCGGCTGCACTCGGCCGCGGCGGGCCTCCCCCTCGATGCCGCCGCCGGGTGGTCCGCCGAGCTGGCCGATCCACAGGGCGCAGGCGCCGCCGGGGCGCTGCTGTGCCACAACGACGTGTGCCTGGAGAACGTGGTGTTCCGCGACGGCCGTGCCGCCGCCCTCATCGACTTCGACCAGGCCGCCCCCGGCCGGCCGCTGTGGGACGTCGCGATGACGGCCCGCTACTGGGTGCCGATGTCGGGCCGCGACGGCCTCGACCGGGCGCACCGGCTCCGGGTGCTGGCCGACGGCTACGGGCTGGGACGGGCGGACCGGGCCGCGCTGCCGCGTGTGATCGAAGAGGCGACGGGCGTGTGCCGGGCCTTCGTCGAGCGGCGCGTGGCGGGCGGGGATCCCGTGTATGCGGAGGCACTTGAGCAGGGCGGCGGCTGGGGGCGCTGGGACCGGCATCAGGCCTGGCTGGCCGACCGCCGTGACGAGCTGGCCACCGCGCTGCTGGCAGGCTGA